The Malassezia restricta chromosome VI, complete sequence genome segment GCACTCGACTGGAGCCGCAGTGCTCTCGTTGTCGGCAGCGTGTTTAGTGCGATGGTCGTTCTCACCGTGGCCTTCCCGCCCGTGCGACAGGCTGTTGTGTTTGCGTACAACTGTTTCCTCCAGCCGCTGGGCAAGACCAAGAACCAGGCCGAACGCCTGGATCGTTTCTATGAAAACCAGGCTGGTGTGTACGATGCCACGCGCACAGGTCTGCTGCGTGGCCGCAAGACTATGCTCAAGCTCTGTGCTGCCGAGATGCGTCTCCTGCGCGAGAAGGAACCGAACCGCAAGCTCGTGTGGGTCGACATTGGTGGTGGCACGGGCTGGAACATTGAGCAGATGGACAAGTTCTTCCCCATCGCTGAGTTCGATCAGATTTACCTCATTGACCTATGTGAACCGCTGCTCAAGGTGGCTCGTGAGCGCTTCGAACGCCTCGGTTACAAGAATGTGCAGGCCCTGTGCCAAAATGCCAAAGACTTTACGCTGCCTGGCCTTCCCGACGAGCGCAAGGTGGATCTGTTTACGTGCTCGTACTCCATTTCGATGATCCCGCCTTTCTACGCCGTACTTGACCGTATCAACGAATTTCTTGACCCACGCGTGGGTGTGTTTGGTGTCGCCGACTTCTATGTGTCGAGCAGCGAGTCGACGGCAGACCAGATGACGCTTGTGGGTGGATCCATTATGCATCACTGCCACTGGTTCAACTCTTGGTTCTGGCGTCACTGGTTCGCGCTCGACCATATCCAGCTGCACCCTGCCCGCCGCGAATACCTCGAACACAAATTTGGCACGATCAAGTGCTTTAACGGTCGCAACCACTTCATTGTGCCTTACCTGATTCAGATTCCATACTACGTGTGGCTGGGTGTGTCGCGTGAGCGCGACACGACAGCGGCGGTCACAGCCTTCGAGGTCGAGGCCGGTAACCACGTTGCTGTGCCGCCCACGTTCCCCGACATCGCTCgtgagcgtgtgcagcgtATGAACAAAACGACGACGGAAGGTGCTGTAGTGGAGCTGAAGAATGACACAGCGATCCAGTGGCCCCAGAGCTCGTTCCATTACGGCTCGAAGGTTTGGCGCCTGCCTTTTGTCGATAACCGCTTCAGCGACATGTTCCGTACCTGGATCTATGGTTTCACGTGGGAAGACCCCTACGTTGACATGGAGCATCTCGATCTGGGTCCTGAAGACTCGATCCTGTGTATCACGAGTGCCGGTGACAATGCGCTGCATTACGCGGCTGCCGCAAAGCCTCGTCGTATCCACGCGGTCGACATGAATCCGTGCCAGGGTCACTTGCTGGAGCTCAAACTTGCTTCGATCCTGACGCTGGACTACGAAACGTTCTGGCGCATGTTCGGTGAGGGTAAAATTAACAACTTCcccgagctgctggatgagcgcatcTCTCCCTATATCTCGTCTCATGCGTACCAGTTCTGGAAGTCAAACAACCGCTCGTTTGAGCGTGCATTCTACTTCCGTGGCTACTCGGGCCACGCTCTGCGCCTGGCCAAGACGGCTTTCCAACTTATGGGCGCGAAAAAAGATGTCGTGCAGATGTGCACGACCAAGTCGCTCGAAGAACAAAAGCGGATCTGGGACACCAAGGTCCGTAAGACCATTATCAATGAAGCTCTGATTCGTGTGTTTCTGTCCAACCCAGCTTTCCTTTGGAATGCCTTGGGTGTGCCAATGAATCAGTTCAACATGTTCAAAAACGAAGGCGTCTCTGTGGAGCAGTTTGCTGTCGACACGCTCGACCCCATCCCCGCTCGTTCGCTCATTTCGACGGACAACTACCACTACCGCCTCACTCTTATGGGCAACTACAGCCGCGAGAGCTGCCCGCTCTACCTTAAGGAAGATGCTTTCAATGCGCTCAGGGCGGACAATGGAAAGGCCCTCGACTGCTTCCGTCTCCACACCGATGCCATTGTCAcggtgctgcgcggcctgcAGGACGGCAGTCTCACGCGTGCCATCCTGATGGACCATATGGACTGGTTCGATCCGATCGATGACTCGGTACCGATTCCTAAACTTGAGGCGGCCCGCAACGAAAACGACAAAACGGTCGCGGACCTCGACCGTGAAGTTGTGGAAATTGCGCGTGTCATTGCCAAGGGCGGCGCCGTATtttggcgcagcgcagccaAATATCCCTGGTACTCGAAGCGCTTCGAACTTGCCGGTTTCAAGGTCGCCCCTGTTCACATCCGCGAGACGGGTAAGCCCATTGACAACGTGAACATGTATGCATCCTTCTACAAGGCCGTACGTTTGTAGTTTGCCCAAGCGCTGGCATCGCTGGTGGAGGTCTGTGTTAGTCCACGTGGATTTGAGCCATCGCCTTTTGGCTCTCGCCATGTTTGAAAAGACGCTGACCGCGCTCATCAAGGGGTTGCGGTCGCATCGCGGCAAAGATGAGGCCAAGTACATTGCCGCGATGATGGACGATATACGCGGTGAGATCAAAAGTGCGGATATGGATATCAAAGCTGAGGCTGTATTGAAACTTGCATACCTTCATATGCTGGGCTACCGCTTATCGAGCGCTTCATTCCATATTCTAGAAACAATGGCATCTTCAAATTACCGCTTTAAATTTATCGGATACCTTGCCGCGTCCCTGTGTTTTTCAGAAGATACAGAGGTACTTATTCTTGCCACAAACCTTATCAAGAAGGATTTGCACTCAGCGCAACCCCTCGATGTGCAGGctgcgctgcatggcctctCGCACATCATGACCCAAGAGCTCGCACAGCACCTTTCTGATGATATTATCCTGATGCTGTcacacacacgcgcgccCGTGCGTAagcgcgccgtgctggtTTTACATGCCGTCATCCTTCGTTGCCCCGAGGTGTTGGATCGTACTTATGAGCGTCTCCGCGATCTCTTGTGCGATGAAAACCTTGGCGTTGTCACAGCTACTGTCAATGTTATTTGCGAGCTTGCGCGACGTAATCCTGCGCCATTCGTGCCGCTCTCGCCTCAATTGTTCGAAATCCTTACCATGTCAAATAACAACTGGCTCCTAATCAAGGTTATTAAGCTCTTTGGCGCTCTTTCGCCAGTAGAGCCACGCCTCGTGCGTAAACTGTACAAACCCATCATGTCTATTATGTCTACAACACCTGCCATGAGTCTACTTTACGAATGCATCCATACGGTCATTATTGGTGGCATGCTCGAACGCGGTGATAGTGATGAACTGGCTCGCCGCTGCGTTGAAAATCTTGGTGTGTTTCTGCAAAATGATGACCAAAACTTGCGCTACATATCTATTCTGGCGCTGGATAAGCTCGCACCCTCCCATCCTCATTTGGTGGCCCAACACCAAAATGTCATTCTCAAGTCTATCCAGCATCCAGACATGACTATCCGTGTCCGTGCTTTGGAATTAGTAGCACGATTGGCGACGGACCCCATGTCGCTCCGCCCCATTGTCGACTATCTCATGTTATACCTCGGCTCCGCGGACGAGACTCTGGCCGCGCCTAGTGCAGCCCAAACTCTCCAGCGCACCTTGGATGCAGACCAAGCCCAGGTTTTAGAGACATCCTGGACCTCAGACTTATCAGGCTCAAAGTGTACCGAGTTCCGAACTCAAGTCGCTGAATGTATTCTTGATCTTGGCGGTGCGAATCATTTTAGTCGCATCCGCGACTTGTCATGGTATATGCACACGCTGATCCGGCTGGCACATCTTGTAAATGATAGCGTGATaccacgcgtcgtcgatcaGCTCATGGAATTCGTGTTTTACCACAGTGAAATTCAGGCTGAGGCGAGCTCAGTGCTTTTCCCCATGCTTTTGGATCCTCACATGTACGATGCGGAGAACCCCATGTCGGAAGTACTTCGGGCTTGTGCTACGATTTGCAGCGAGTATGTCGAGCAAGTTGACTCCATTCCTCGATTCATTGAAGCACTTTTGCAGGATGCTATACTAAGTCTCTCACCACCTATTATTTCCGTCTGTATTCAGAGTGCTATGAAGATGTTTGCATATTGGGCGGCACAGCTCTCGGATACGTGGAGTCAAGGTACAAAACTGCAACTCTTGGCCATCACAGAGACAATGCAGTCACAACTGACAAAACTCGCATCGAACGAAGATGCGGAAGTGTTTGAGCGCTGCAAAGAGGGACTTCAGCTATTTGAGCTTTTGCAAAATGGACTGAACGTTCCGAGTGATGCTCAACCCAAAGAAGAGACGTGTGAGGAACAAGCGTCAAGCTCTGAAACTTCGGCTCCTCGAGCTCTGTTTCTTCTCTTGCCTCTATTTTATGCGCGCTCGGAACTAGTAGATTCCCCTGAGCCCCTTCCTGCGTCTATGGACTTGCATGCGTGGATCGCTCCAGAATCCTCTTGGACACTTTTGTTGAATGTTGTGGAACCGGCGCCGAAGCCACCCAAACGAACAAAACCACCCCGGCACACAGTCATGCTCGAAGAAAAGGTTCCATCAGGAGCATCTCCGCTAGAACCTACTTCGTCTCAGCGCCGACCACAAGCCGACCCTGACAATCCTTTTTATTTAAAACCTCGCTCGAAGAAGTCTAGCAAGAAAAAAGCCGACAGCAGGCCAGTGCCTCCACCTCAGTTGAATCAAGATGAGGAAGATCTCCGCGACATCCCCATTGTAAAACTGAACTTATCTGACTTTGCATCGCAACAGCATCGTTCAGATGATACCCTTGCTCCTATTTCGAGCATCCAGCCCAAGGTTGTATCTCACAAAAAGAGTGCGCGTAGGAAGTAATCGATAGTGTTCTATTTATCTCGAGACGGTTCCGCGAAGCCCGATCTATTCCCGATCATATGAAACGCTTAAAAATCGCTTACACACAGACTTCGCCTAGATCCGCACGAATATGACGGATGACGGTACGCGCTTGCATATCTAAATGACTTATGCATGCAGTAAAGAACTCAGGAGATGTCCAAAAAACAATCTCGATTGCTATTTTGACGGCAGGGCAGCCGCCGAAGCAGCTTGTGGAAAAATATGGCGGTTTTGAGTACATGCTTCGGAATGCGTTGGCTGAAGCCCTTGCCAACATTCCGCGCCACGAGTGGCATCCGAAGATTTCATTGCATCTTCAAGCTTTCAATATAATGATGGCAGAGTTTCCAGACATTTCGCAATTGGACGATGGTGCGTGGGACGCGATGGTGGTTACAGGAAGTCGTATGTATATTTTTTCATCATGCAAACTTACGGATATACAGCTTCTTCAGCCACTGAAGAAAATTCTATGTGGATGCAGGTACTGAGTAAGTACCTGGAGCACCTCGTTCTCGAACACCCCCTTGTCCGGATTATCGGACTCGGATTTGGCCACCAACTGGTCGCGCGTGCCTTTGGAGGTAAAGTGGTGCAAGACAAGCATCACGCCGAAGTACGTCTCTGGGACACTGACCTTGACAGTTTGGTATAACAAAGTTCAAACTTACAAATGAAGGAACGGGCATCTTATCGCCATTTGATCATGATACTGAATGGGTACGTTCATTACACCGTATGGGGCCCCGATTGAGACCTCAATTCTCAGCTAAGAGCAACATTCTGACACATTTTACAGTCTTTACAGCAAGCGCATACGGACTATGTATGTGACATGCCACTGCCTGTGGAGGGGGACGCTTGGCAATCCTTAGGTGGTAACGAAAAGTGTCCAATCCAAGGTCTGACTTTGCACTACCCAACGGAAGCACCGCCTTTGCCTTCATCCGTGAAATCATCGTCCTACGTCGCTTTCGACGTGGAAGATATTGTAACCGGTGCATCTGGCCCCATGCCTGTCCGAAGCGCACACGTTTTGACTTTGCAGGGTCATCCTGAGTACAATGCCGCAGTAATGCGTGATCTGCTATCTCACCTGCGTGAAACAGGTACAGTGAATGAGACTGATTACGAATCTGCACTGAGCAGTATAAATGAAGAACAACGAAATCTGGATACTGCCAAAATCTTACTTGCCATGCTAGGAATGGAGCCCGCCACAGCGGAGTTGGAACCAATGAATTAGTTGGCCAAGTGGAGTATCGGCGCAGCCAAGCCATAGTGCTAAATAATAAGCATGTGTCAGAATCGACATGACCACTTATCCAATCAAAGTGGGCGTCTGTGAATACTCGGCGTCAAGACGTCGTTTCCGGAACAAGTGATTCGCAACAAGTGTCTCAAATCGCTAGCTCGGTACCCCTACATTTTGGCGCGAAAAATCTCCTGATAAATTTGCAGCTATATCCTCGTTGAATTTCCGCCCCGTTCCTGGTTTGAAGTGGCGAACAATCCCCCTTCAGCGTACAGCTGTGTGACTTCGTGATGTACGTTGTTGCACCAGCATTACCACCACCATACAAATGGCTCCAAATACCCTTGAGTGCATTACATACGGATCGATGGCCAGGCTATCTTTCAACATGGCCAATCCGGCAAGGCGGGTCAAACCAAATGTTTTCAGGTGAACTTAAAGCTTTTCTTCGAGGTTCAGGTGTGCGTAACACTACTCATTGGCCACTAGTATTTCTAGCAACAGCCACTGTGGTGACGAGTGCAGTAGCATTATACTATTATGCATCAACACATGGCTATGATGCAACAGGCATCGATCTACGTTATTACTTGTCGCTACTCACCCCGCAAGAGTTAGGTCTCGTGCCCACGTTCAGTTCTGGCTTATTTGAGCATGGTGAATATGACGATGACGATTGTGACGATGATGAGCCTGTTGATCCCGACCTTTTGGATGGATACGGCTCTTCTC includes the following:
- a CDS encoding AP-3 complex subunit delta; amino-acid sequence: MFEKTLTALIKGLRSHRGKDEAKYIAAMMDDIRGEIKSADMDIKAEAVLKLAYLHMLGYRLSSASFHILETMASSNYRFKFIGYLAASLCFSEDTEVLILATNLIKKDLHSAQPLDVQAALHGLSHIMTQELAQHLSDDIILMLSHTRAPVRKRAVLVLHAVILRCPEVLDRTYERLRDLLCDENLGVVTATVNVICELARRNPAPFVPLSPQLFEILTMSNNNWLLIKVIKLFGALSPVEPRLVRKLYKPIMSIMSTTPAMSLLYECIHTVIIGGMLERGDSDELARRCVENLGVFLQNDDQNLRYISILALDKLAPSHPHLVAQHQNVILKSIQHPDMTIRVRALELVARLATDPMSLRPIVDYLMLYLGSADETLAAPSAAQTLQRTLDADQAQVLETSWTSDLSGSKCTEFRTQVAECILDLGGANHFSRIRDLSWYMHTLIRLAHLVNDSVIPRVVDQLMEFVFYHSEIQAEASSVLFPMLLDPHMYDAENPMSEVLRACATICSEYVEQVDSIPRFIEALLQDAILSLSPPIISVCIQSAMKMFAYWAAQLSDTWSQGTKLQLLAITETMQSQLTKLASNEDAEVFERCKEGLQLFELLQNGLNVPSDAQPKEETCEEQASSSETSAPRALFLLLPLFYARSELVDSPEPLPASMDLHAWIAPESSWTLLLNVVEPAPKPPKRTKPPRHTVMLEEKVPSGASPLEPTSSQRRPQADPDNPFYLKPRSKKSSKKKADSRPVPPPQLNQDEEDLRDIPIVKLNLSDFASQQHRSDDTLAPISSIQPKVVSHKKSARRK
- a CDS encoding betaine lipid synthase yields the protein MWDYVKSHASLLVQRIQALDWSRSALVVGSVFSAMVVLTVAFPPVRQAVVFAYNCFLQPLGKTKNQAERLDRFYENQAGVYDATRTGLLRGRKTMLKLCAAEMRLLREKEPNRKLVWVDIGGGTGWNIEQMDKFFPIAEFDQIYLIDLCEPLLKVARERFERLGYKNVQALCQNAKDFTLPGLPDERKVDLFTCSYSISMIPPFYAVLDRINEFLDPRVGVFGVADFYVSSSESTADQMTLVGGSIMHHCHWFNSWFWRHWFALDHIQLHPARREYLEHKFGTIKCFNGRNHFIVPYLIQIPYYVWLGVSRERDTTAAVTAFEVEAGNHVAVPPTFPDIARERVQRMNKTTTEGAVVELKNDTAIQWPQSSFHYGSKVWRLPFVDNRFSDMFRTWIYGFTWEDPYVDMEHLDLGPEDSILCITSAGDNALHYAAAAKPRRIHAVDMNPCQGHLLELKLASILTLDYETFWRMFGEGKINNFPELLDERISPYISSHAYQFWKSNNRSFERAFYFRGYSGHALRLAKTAFQLMGAKKDVVQMCTTKSLEEQKRIWDTKVRKTIINEALIRVFLSNPAFLWNALGVPMNQFNMFKNEGVSVEQFAVDTLDPIPARSLISTDNYHYRLTLMGNYSRESCPLYLKEDAFNALRADNGKALDCFRLHTDAIVTVLRGLQDGSLTRAILMDHMDWFDPIDDSVPIPKLEAARNENDKTVADLDREVVEIARVIAKGGAVFWRSAAKYPWYSKRFELAGFKVAPVHIRETGKPIDNVNMYASFYKAVRL
- a CDS encoding glutamine amidotransferase, whose product is MTDDVKNSGDVQKTISIAILTAGQPPKQLVEKYGGFEYMLRNALAEALANIPRHEWHPKISLHLQAFNIMMAEFPDISQLDDGAWDAMVVTGSPSSATEENSMWMQVLSKYLEHLVLEHPLVRIIGLGFGHQLVARAFGGKVVQDKHHAEFGITKFKLTNEGTGILSPFDHDTEWSLQQAHTDYVCDMPLPVEGDAWQSLGGNEKCPIQGLTLHYPTEAPPLPSSVKSSSYVAFDVEDIVTGASGPMPVRSAHVLTLQGHPEYNAAVMRDLLSHLRETGTVNETDYESALSSINEEQRNLDTAKILLAMLGMEPATAELEPMN